Part of the bacterium genome, GCAGGTTACGTTGTCTACTATCAAATCGAGGGCCGCCAACGCAACTACATCAAGCAGATGGTCGCTCAGTTCTTTCCCAAGGAAAACGAGAAGGAGCTTGTAGAAAGGTTCATGAATCTGCCTTACTTGAAGATAAACAAAGAATCGGTTGTAATGGCTGTTTATCTTGATTTCATAAAGAAAGAAAAAAGCTTGCAGGAAGCCCTGAAAAGTTTCGAGGAGTTCCGGAAACAGGTTCTTGCCATTTGCCGTTCGAAAGGCGGACTCAGAATGTCCTTTGAAGGAAACTCAAGCATATTCCTCTTTTCCGGAAAGGAAGGATATACAAAAGCCTGTCAGGCGAGTCTTGAGATACGACGTTTCTTCACAAACTTCAACGCCAAGTATGTAACAGAAGCTGTAGGTGAGTTTAATCTTGGTATAGGTCTTGCCTCAGGCGAGACTCTTTTGAGCACGCTTGGTTCTGTTCCCCTTGTAGACCTTGCTGTTTTCGGTCAGCCTGTTCTGCTTGCGCGCGAACTAGCGCTTCTCAACTTTGAACTCAAGACAAAGGTTCTTCTTGAGGGAGGTCTTAAGGACTACGTGCCTGCGGACTCAAAGCTGAGAGAACTCGGTGAACTCGAGATAATCGGCGAAAAGCACCTGGTTTACGAGTACCTGCGTTGAGTCCCTACAAGGTTTCTCTGTCCGTTTACGAGGGTCCTGTTGACCTCCTCCTGTACTTTGTGCAGCGCGACAAGCTGGATGTCCTGGATGTTCCGGTAGCGAGTCTTGCTGACGAATTCATAAAATACGTCGAAACAATGGGCGCTGATATCCAGGAACTTGCGGAGTTTCTCTTGATGGCTGCAATACTCTTGCGCTGGAAGATGAGGGTTCTTTTACGCGACAGCATCGAAAAGGACTCGGAAACGATTGAGGAACCCGTCACGCTGTCGCGGATTCTCGAGGAGTTCAACCGCTACAGAGAAACCGCAGGATTCCTTGAGGTTCGAAGAGAAGAGAATCTTCGCTACTATCCTAGAGGAAGCGAAGAAAGAGTTGAGTCGCCTGGGGTTCTTTCAGAACTGCTAAACTCTTTCAGCGCCATGCTGGAAAGGGAGAAACCGCGTCAGCCGCTTCTGCTGTCGCGCGACGACTGGACTATAGAAGAAGCCACAGACTGGCTTAGAGATACTCTTTCCAGGAGACCTGCATTCAAATTCTTCGAGATGATGCGGGAGCGGCGATCGAGCGTCTTCGATATGCTGGTTCTATTCCTTGCGGTACTCGAACAGACAAGGCTCCGAAGGGTGCGAGTGACTCAACCTCAACCCTATGAGGATTTTGAAGTGGAATCTATCGTGCACAGCGTCAATAGCGGGCGAACGTAAAAAATTCTCTAGTTAACCTTAGAATCCGGATTCCTTTTCCTGTTAATTTCGAGATTCAGGTATTCGAACGCCCACTTGAGGCCTTCCGACAGGTTTGACAGGGTCTCGACATCCGATAAATCCACCCCAAGATGTACGATTGTCTGGGCAACGTCCGGTCTTATGCCCGTTATAACACAGTCGGCTCCCAGAAGCTTTACGGCAGAA contains:
- a CDS encoding segregation/condensation protein A, producing the protein MSPYKVSLSVYEGPVDLLLYFVQRDKLDVLDVPVASLADEFIKYVETMGADIQELAEFLLMAAILLRWKMRVLLRDSIEKDSETIEEPVTLSRILEEFNRYRETAGFLEVRREENLRYYPRGSEERVESPGVLSELLNSFSAMLEREKPRQPLLLSRDDWTIEEATDWLRDTLSRRPAFKFFEMMRERRSSVFDMLVLFLAVLEQTRLRRVRVTQPQPYEDFEVESIVHSVNSGRT
- a CDS encoding STAS domain-containing protein; this translates as LTESLLTDIAATQTRVAILDITGVPTVDSAVANHILKTVSAVKLLGADCVITGIRPDVAQTIVHLGVDLSDVETLSNLSEGLKWAFEYLNLEINRKRNPDSKVN